One segment of Streptomyces sp. YIM 121038 DNA contains the following:
- a CDS encoding AraC family transcriptional regulator, with protein sequence MSVRTSFRTGDVDEARQLIEATYYSNFMDVCEDPRPFSARYDIGKLGALTVGDMRCGADVRMRFGELGAYHVNIPLSGHVSWRQGAAPATAAGVGSAAVYQPVGDTVLDRWTGDCRLLAVKVDRAALEGRLERLIGRPVPSPVTFGPVFDTRRGAGRGWARLVRTVVADLREDDGVLTHPLVAEPLQEALLNGLLLAADHRYRDRLTDPVHQLRPAPVKRVTDAVHARPEHPFTTAALAAEGRVGVRWLQEAFRRYVGMSPMAYVRDVRLGRVREELLASGSCERSVSEVAHRWGFTHLGRFAEQYRARFGELPSQTLRR encoded by the coding sequence GTGTCCGTGAGGACGTCCTTCAGGACGGGCGACGTCGACGAGGCAAGGCAGCTCATCGAGGCCACGTACTACAGCAACTTCATGGACGTGTGCGAAGACCCGCGGCCCTTCAGCGCGCGGTACGACATCGGGAAGCTGGGGGCGCTCACCGTCGGCGACATGCGCTGCGGGGCCGACGTCCGCATGCGCTTCGGCGAGCTGGGGGCCTACCACGTCAACATCCCGCTCAGCGGGCACGTCTCCTGGCGGCAGGGGGCCGCGCCCGCCACCGCGGCGGGCGTCGGCAGCGCGGCGGTCTACCAGCCGGTGGGCGACACCGTCCTGGACCGCTGGACCGGCGACTGCCGCCTGCTCGCCGTGAAGGTGGACCGCGCCGCCCTCGAAGGGCGCCTGGAGCGGCTCATCGGCAGGCCGGTGCCCTCCCCGGTGACCTTCGGCCCGGTCTTCGACACGCGGCGGGGCGCCGGGCGCGGCTGGGCACGCCTCGTCCGGACCGTCGTGGCCGACCTGCGCGAGGACGACGGCGTCCTGACCCACCCCCTGGTCGCCGAGCCGCTGCAGGAGGCCCTCCTCAACGGCCTGCTGCTCGCCGCGGACCACCGCTACCGCGACCGGCTCACCGACCCCGTGCACCAGCTGCGCCCCGCCCCCGTCAAACGCGTGACGGACGCCGTCCACGCGCGCCCCGAGCACCCGTTCACCACCGCGGCCCTCGCCGCCGAGGGCCGCGTCGGCGTGCGCTGGCTCCAGGAGGCCTTCCGCCGTTACGTGGGCATGTCCCCGATGGCGTACGTACGGGACGTGCGCCTCGGGCGGGTCCGCGAGGAGCTGCTCGCGTCGGGTTCCTGCGAGCGGTCCGTGAGCGAGGTCGCCCACCGCTGGGGCTTCACCCACCTCGGCCGGTTCGCCGAGCAGTACCGGGCGCGGTTCGGGGAGCTGCCGTCGCAGACGCTGCGGCGCTGA
- a CDS encoding TIGR03086 family metal-binding protein, whose product MSTGDDQRTLERHGQAVEQFTDRVHAVRQDQWDAPTPCARWTVRDLVHHLVSEQLWVEPLVRDRATVEEVGDRFDGDLLGPDPVASWDTAAAASRAALGAPGALTGTVHLSYGESPARAYCAQMTTDLVVHTWDLARAIGADERLPDALVAAAAREVAPYAADLAQSGLFAAPVEPPPGADAQTELLCLLGRTP is encoded by the coding sequence ATGAGCACCGGCGACGACCAGCGGACCCTGGAGCGGCACGGCCAGGCCGTCGAGCAGTTCACCGACCGGGTGCACGCGGTCCGGCAGGACCAGTGGGACGCCCCGACGCCCTGCGCGCGCTGGACGGTCCGCGACCTCGTCCACCACCTCGTGTCCGAGCAGCTGTGGGTGGAGCCGCTCGTCCGTGACCGCGCCACCGTCGAGGAGGTCGGCGACCGCTTCGACGGCGATCTGCTCGGGCCCGACCCCGTCGCCTCCTGGGACACCGCGGCCGCGGCGTCCCGGGCCGCGCTCGGCGCGCCGGGCGCGCTCACGGGCACCGTCCACCTCAGCTACGGCGAGAGCCCCGCGCGCGCCTACTGCGCCCAGATGACCACCGACCTGGTGGTGCACACCTGGGACCTGGCCCGCGCCATCGGCGCCGACGAGCGCCTGCCCGACGCCCTGGTCGCCGCGGCCGCGCGCGAAGTCGCCCCGTACGCGGCCGACCTGGCGCAGAGCGGCCTGTTCGCCGCGCCGGTGGAGCCGCCCCCGGGAGCGGACGCGCAGACCGAGCTCCTGTGCCTGCTCGGCCGCACCCCCTGA
- a CDS encoding ATP-binding cassette domain-containing protein: MGHLEAAHIEYYLPDGRALLGDVSFRVAEGTSAALVGPNGAGKTTLLKLIAGELRPHGGTVTVSGGLGVMPQFVGSVRDDTTVRDLLVSVAHPRIREAARAVDTAEHAILTVDDEAAQLQYAQSLADWAEARGYEAETLWDICTTAALGVPYEKAQWREVRTLSGGEQKRLVLEALLRGTDEVLLLDEPDNYLDVPGKRWLEERLKETRKTVLFVSHDRELLARAADRIVSVEPSPAGSDVWVHGSGFATYHDARQERFARFEELRRRWDEKHAQLKKLVLDMQQYASRSDEMASRYQAAKTRLRKFEEAGPPPEPPRKQDITMRLHGGRTGVRAVTCKDLELTGLMNAFDLEVFYGERVAVLGSNGSGKSHFLRLLAGDPESPVAHTGQWRLGARVVPGHFAQTHAHPELEGRTLLDILWREHAKDRGAAMSRLRRYELTGQAEQRFEKLSGGQQARFQILLLELQGSTALLLDEPTDNLDLESAEALQEGLEAYEGTVLAVTHDRWFARSFDRFLVFGSDGRVRETSEPVWDERRVERAR; encoded by the coding sequence ATGGGACATCTAGAGGCCGCACACATCGAGTACTACCTCCCGGACGGCCGGGCGCTGCTCGGAGATGTCTCCTTCCGCGTCGCCGAGGGCACGTCGGCCGCGCTCGTCGGGCCGAACGGCGCGGGCAAGACCACCCTCCTCAAGCTCATCGCGGGCGAGCTGCGCCCGCACGGCGGCACGGTCACGGTCAGCGGCGGCCTCGGCGTCATGCCCCAGTTCGTCGGGTCCGTACGGGACGACACGACGGTGCGCGACCTGCTCGTCTCGGTGGCGCACCCCCGCATCCGCGAGGCCGCCCGAGCCGTCGACACGGCCGAGCACGCCATCCTGACCGTCGACGACGAGGCGGCCCAGCTCCAGTACGCGCAGTCGCTCGCCGACTGGGCGGAGGCCCGCGGGTACGAGGCGGAGACGCTCTGGGACATCTGCACCACGGCCGCGCTCGGCGTTCCGTACGAGAAGGCGCAGTGGCGCGAGGTCCGCACGCTCTCCGGCGGCGAGCAGAAGCGCCTGGTCCTGGAGGCGCTGCTGCGCGGCACCGACGAGGTCCTGCTCCTCGACGAGCCGGACAACTACCTGGACGTCCCCGGCAAGCGCTGGCTGGAGGAGCGCCTGAAGGAGACCCGCAAGACCGTCCTGTTCGTCAGCCACGACCGCGAGCTCCTGGCCCGCGCCGCCGACCGGATCGTCAGCGTGGAGCCCAGCCCCGCGGGCTCGGACGTGTGGGTGCACGGCAGTGGCTTCGCCACGTACCACGACGCGCGCCAGGAGCGCTTCGCGCGCTTCGAGGAGCTGCGCCGCCGCTGGGACGAGAAGCACGCGCAGCTCAAGAAGCTCGTGCTCGACATGCAGCAGTACGCCTCGCGCAGCGACGAGATGGCCTCGCGCTACCAGGCGGCCAAGACGCGCCTGAGGAAGTTCGAGGAGGCCGGGCCGCCGCCCGAGCCGCCCCGCAAGCAGGACATCACCATGCGCCTGCACGGCGGCCGCACCGGCGTGCGCGCCGTGACCTGCAAGGACCTGGAGCTCACCGGCCTGATGAACGCCTTCGACCTGGAGGTGTTCTACGGCGAGCGCGTCGCCGTGCTCGGGTCGAACGGCTCGGGCAAGTCCCACTTCCTGCGCCTCCTGGCGGGCGACCCGGAAAGCCCCGTCGCGCACACCGGCCAGTGGCGGCTCGGCGCCCGCGTCGTGCCGGGACACTTCGCGCAGACGCACGCCCACCCCGAGCTGGAGGGCCGCACCCTCCTCGACATCCTGTGGCGGGAGCACGCCAAGGACCGGGGCGCGGCCATGTCCCGGCTGCGCCGCTACGAGCTGACCGGGCAGGCCGAGCAGCGCTTCGAGAAGCTGTCCGGCGGCCAGCAGGCCCGCTTCCAGATCCTCCTCCTCGAACTCCAGGGCTCCACCGCCCTGCTGCTCGACGAGCCCACGGACAACCTGGACCTGGAGTCCGCCGAGGCGCTCCAGGAAGGCCTGGAGGCGTACGAGGGCACGGTGCTCGCGGTCACCCACGACCGCTGGTTCGCCCGCTCCTTCGACCGCTTCCTCGTCTTCGGCTCCGACGGCCGGGTCCGCGAGACCTCCGAGCCCGTCTGGGACGAGCGCAGGGTCGAGCGCGCGCGGTAG
- a CDS encoding RNA polymerase sigma factor SigF, protein MPKDAARPEEAAAVPDDTSSGTTTRRERPHHGRATPHTPHAQRAAAPTRLSGRQSPARRQRASRHPHDDAPDTAAAFGRLCGLPHGPERDALREEIVRAWLPMAERLAGRFRNRGESLEDLRQVAALGLVKAVDRYDPERGNAFESYAVPTVTGEIKRHFRDHMWTLHVPRRVQDLRNRVRFACQDLSQTVSGRAPTIAEIAERAGMSEEDAATGMEALDSFTALSLDAELPGSDDGYALRDTLGGPDPALDVVVDREAVKPRLAALPERERAILYMRFFGDMTQSRIAEHLGISQMHVSRLISRCCGRLRDEITRDLARHPARPHPVASAEITRDAA, encoded by the coding sequence ATGCCAAAGGACGCAGCACGTCCCGAGGAAGCTGCGGCGGTCCCCGACGACACCTCGTCGGGCACGACCACGCGCCGCGAGCGCCCGCACCACGGCCGAGCCACCCCGCACACCCCGCACGCGCAGCGCGCGGCGGCACCGACACGCCTGTCCGGCAGGCAGTCCCCGGCGCGGCGGCAGCGCGCCTCCCGGCACCCCCACGACGACGCCCCGGACACCGCCGCTGCCTTCGGCAGGCTGTGCGGACTCCCGCACGGGCCCGAGCGGGACGCCCTCAGGGAGGAGATCGTGCGGGCCTGGCTGCCGATGGCCGAACGGCTCGCGGGCCGGTTCCGCAACCGCGGCGAGTCCCTGGAGGACCTGCGCCAGGTCGCCGCCCTCGGCCTGGTGAAGGCCGTCGACCGCTACGACCCCGAGCGCGGCAACGCCTTCGAGAGCTACGCCGTGCCCACCGTCACCGGCGAGATCAAGCGCCACTTCCGCGACCACATGTGGACCCTGCACGTGCCCCGGCGCGTCCAGGACCTGCGCAACCGCGTGCGGTTCGCCTGCCAGGACCTCTCCCAGACCGTGTCCGGGCGCGCCCCGACCATCGCCGAGATCGCCGAGCGGGCCGGGATGAGCGAGGAGGACGCGGCCACCGGCATGGAGGCCCTCGACAGCTTCACCGCGCTGTCCCTGGACGCCGAACTGCCCGGCAGCGACGACGGCTACGCGCTGCGCGACACCCTGGGCGGCCCCGACCCGGCGCTCGACGTCGTCGTGGACCGCGAGGCCGTCAAGCCGCGCCTCGCGGCGCTGCCCGAGCGCGAACGGGCCATCCTCTACATGCGGTTCTTCGGCGACATGACGCAGAGCCGCATCGCCGAGCACCTGGGGATCTCCCAGATGCACGTGTCCCGCCTGATCAGCCGCTGCTGCGGGCGGCTGCGGGACGAGATCACCCGTGATCTGGCGCGGCACCCGGCCCGCCCGCACCCCGTCGCGTCCGCCGAGATCACCCGGGACGCCGCATAG
- a CDS encoding thiamine pyrophosphate-requiring protein has protein sequence MSTKVADHILQRLRAWDVDCVFGYPGDGINGLLAAWGRADDRPRFLQSRHEEMAAFEAVGYAKFGRRLGVCAATSGPGAIHLLNGLYDAKLDHVPVLALVGQTHRSAMGGSYQQEVDLHTLFKDVASDFVETVTVPEQLPNVLDRAIRTAYARRCPTAVIVPGDVQELDYRPPPHAFKMVPSSLDRSAWTALPSPTALERAADVLNSGTRAAVLIGQGAAGARAEVEELAELLGAGVAKALLGKDALSDELPYVTGAIGLLGTRPSYELMRDCDTLLTIGSSFPYAQFLPEYGKVRAVQIDIDPHMIGMRYPYEVNLVGDARATLRRLIPLVSEERAAAGREWHAAVRANVERWHGVLDRRAQLAADPVNPEYVARALDPLLPADAIITSDSGSTANWFARHLTLRGDMRASLSGTLATMGCGVPYAIGAKFAHPNRPVIALVGDGAMQMNGMAELITAAKYRHRWDDPRLVVGVWNNRDLNQVTWELRAMGGAPSFEPSQSLPDVPYADFARSIGLTGIRVDKPEDVTAGWRAALDAEGPAVVEFLTDPAVPPIPPHASWEQLESTATALLKGDADRGAVVKQGLKAKVQDFLPGGGKRR, from the coding sequence ATGAGCACGAAGGTCGCCGATCACATTCTGCAGCGCCTGCGGGCCTGGGACGTCGACTGCGTCTTCGGCTACCCCGGGGACGGCATCAACGGCCTCCTCGCGGCCTGGGGCCGCGCCGACGACCGGCCGCGTTTCCTCCAGTCCCGGCACGAGGAGATGGCCGCGTTCGAAGCGGTCGGCTATGCCAAGTTCGGCCGGCGGCTCGGGGTGTGCGCGGCGACCTCGGGGCCCGGCGCCATCCACCTCCTGAACGGCCTGTACGACGCGAAGCTGGACCACGTGCCGGTGCTCGCCCTGGTCGGCCAGACGCACCGCTCGGCGATGGGCGGCTCGTACCAGCAGGAGGTCGACCTGCACACGCTGTTCAAGGACGTGGCCTCCGACTTCGTGGAGACCGTGACGGTGCCCGAGCAGCTCCCGAACGTCCTGGACCGCGCCATCCGCACCGCGTACGCGCGCCGCTGCCCCACCGCCGTGATCGTCCCCGGTGACGTCCAGGAGCTCGACTACCGCCCGCCGCCGCACGCGTTCAAGATGGTGCCCTCCAGCCTGGACCGCAGCGCCTGGACGGCGCTGCCCTCGCCGACCGCCCTGGAGCGGGCCGCGGACGTGCTGAACTCCGGCACCAGGGCGGCGGTCCTGATCGGGCAGGGCGCGGCGGGCGCGCGGGCCGAGGTCGAGGAGCTCGCGGAGCTGCTCGGCGCGGGCGTCGCCAAGGCGCTGCTCGGCAAGGACGCCCTGAGCGACGAACTGCCGTACGTCACGGGCGCGATCGGGCTGCTCGGCACCCGCCCCTCGTACGAGCTGATGCGCGACTGCGACACGCTCCTGACGATCGGCTCCAGCTTCCCGTACGCGCAGTTCCTGCCGGAGTACGGCAAGGTCCGCGCGGTGCAGATCGACATCGACCCGCACATGATCGGCATGCGCTACCCCTACGAGGTGAACCTGGTGGGCGACGCGCGCGCCACCCTGCGCCGGCTGATCCCGCTGGTCTCCGAGGAGCGCGCGGCGGCCGGGCGCGAGTGGCACGCCGCGGTGCGGGCGAACGTGGAGCGGTGGCACGGCGTCCTCGACCGCCGCGCGCAGCTGGCCGCCGACCCCGTCAACCCGGAGTACGTGGCCCGGGCCCTGGACCCGCTCCTGCCCGCCGACGCGATCATCACCTCCGACTCGGGCTCCACGGCCAACTGGTTCGCACGCCATCTGACGCTGCGCGGCGACATGCGGGCCTCGCTGTCCGGCACGCTCGCGACGATGGGCTGCGGCGTGCCGTACGCGATCGGCGCGAAGTTCGCGCACCCCAACCGGCCGGTGATCGCGCTCGTCGGGGACGGCGCGATGCAGATGAACGGCATGGCCGAGCTGATCACCGCGGCCAAGTACCGGCACCGCTGGGACGATCCGCGGCTCGTCGTCGGGGTGTGGAACAACCGCGACCTCAACCAGGTGACGTGGGAGCTGCGGGCGATGGGCGGCGCCCCGTCGTTCGAGCCCTCGCAGTCCCTGCCGGACGTGCCGTACGCGGACTTCGCGCGCTCGATCGGGCTCACGGGGATCCGTGTGGACAAGCCCGAGGACGTGACCGCGGGCTGGCGCGCGGCCCTCGACGCGGAGGGCCCCGCCGTCGTCGAGTTCCTGACCGACCCCGCGGTGCCGCCGATTCCGCCGCACGCCTCCTGGGAGCAGCTGGAGTCGACGGCGACGGCCCTGCTCAAGGGCGACGCCGACCGGGGCGCGGTGGTGAAGCAGGGCCTGAAGGCGAAGGTCCAGGACTTCCTGCCGGGCGGCGGCAAGCGCCGGTAG
- a CDS encoding CBS domain-containing protein, producing the protein MAEYVRQVMTPGVVAVRPDASLVEAAQLMRAQDIGDVVVANGDQVVGVLTDRDITLRAVAEGADPLTVSAQAVCTPNPVVVSPDDEVAAAVGLMRDHAVRRLPVVEDGRPVGMVSLGDLAIEQDPASALADISRAAPDGGAGPPR; encoded by the coding sequence ATGGCGGAGTACGTGAGGCAGGTCATGACACCGGGAGTCGTCGCGGTCAGGCCCGACGCCTCCCTGGTCGAGGCGGCGCAGCTGATGCGCGCCCAGGACATCGGTGACGTCGTCGTGGCCAACGGCGACCAGGTGGTCGGGGTGCTCACCGACCGGGACATCACGCTGCGGGCCGTGGCCGAGGGCGCCGACCCGCTGACGGTCAGCGCGCAGGCCGTGTGCACCCCGAACCCGGTGGTGGTGAGCCCCGACGACGAAGTGGCCGCGGCGGTCGGCCTGATGCGCGACCACGCGGTGCGCAGGCTGCCGGTCGTGGAGGACGGGCGGCCGGTGGGCATGGTGAGCCTGGGCGATCTGGCGATCGAGCAGGACCCGGCGTCCGCGCTCGCCGACATCAGCCGCGCCGCACCGGACGGCGGCGCGGGCCCGCCCCGGTGA
- a CDS encoding PAS domain-containing protein codes for MGQTDEFGEELADFVRRVAELKASRAVPAGDLGTMLDAALFELDHAAARLWPGFERLAVDGGAAAASSDRDEQRLLRAVFQRFPLPVVLVDGETVVRRMNVAATGLTGVRGGYATGRPLSGFLTPSDGIAFRSQAAAVARGEGDRSLTVRLQPRPEQPLRATLTALRPGTEPRTVVLAVLQPAGAGELRAAGHGSFGPLRGQVPDLTEATRHAELLELSDTMTAALLTAPPGDPAGVLRRAAEVLHGTFADWVIADEGGARPRRTAVLGPPGGPVADVRALDPTDCPLVMEAVRCGAPALQVRPHPEDGFGRDASGAPVLVRAQVTSLLCVALTTEAGGPPEGVLSLFRTGARLAFSMAEARAVDVMSRHIALAMRRPG; via the coding sequence ATGGGGCAGACGGATGAGTTCGGTGAGGAGCTCGCGGACTTCGTGCGCCGCGTCGCGGAGTTGAAGGCGTCCCGTGCCGTGCCGGCCGGAGACCTCGGCACCATGCTCGACGCGGCCCTGTTCGAACTGGACCACGCGGCCGCGCGGTTGTGGCCGGGGTTCGAGCGGCTCGCGGTGGACGGCGGGGCGGCGGCCGCCTCCTCGGACCGCGACGAGCAGCGGCTGCTGCGCGCGGTGTTCCAGCGCTTCCCCCTTCCCGTGGTGCTCGTCGACGGCGAGACCGTGGTGCGGCGCATGAACGTCGCGGCGACGGGCCTGACGGGGGTGCGCGGCGGATACGCGACGGGGCGCCCGCTGTCCGGGTTCCTCACGCCGTCGGACGGCATCGCGTTCCGCTCGCAGGCCGCGGCGGTCGCCCGCGGCGAGGGCGACCGGAGCCTGACGGTGCGCCTCCAGCCGCGCCCCGAGCAGCCGCTGCGGGCGACGCTGACCGCGCTGCGGCCCGGCACGGAGCCCCGTACGGTCGTCCTCGCCGTCCTGCAGCCCGCGGGGGCGGGCGAACTCCGCGCCGCCGGGCACGGCTCCTTCGGCCCGCTGCGGGGCCAGGTGCCCGACCTGACCGAGGCGACCCGCCACGCCGAGCTCCTCGAACTGTCGGACACGATGACGGCGGCGCTGCTCACGGCCCCGCCGGGCGATCCGGCCGGGGTGCTGCGGCGCGCCGCCGAGGTGCTGCACGGCACGTTCGCGGACTGGGTGATCGCCGACGAGGGCGGGGCGCGGCCGCGCCGCACCGCGGTCCTGGGGCCCCCGGGCGGGCCGGTGGCGGACGTCCGCGCGCTCGACCCCACCGACTGCCCGCTGGTCATGGAGGCGGTGCGCTGCGGGGCGCCCGCCCTCCAGGTGCGGCCGCACCCCGAGGACGGCTTCGGCCGGGACGCGTCCGGCGCGCCGGTGCTCGTACGGGCGCAGGTGACGTCCCTGCTGTGCGTGGCGCTGACCACGGAGGCGGGCGGCCCGCCCGAGGGGGTGCTCAGCCTGTTCAGGACCGGCGCGCGCCTCGCCTTCTCGATGGCCGAGGCGCGCGCCGTGGATGTGATGTCCCGTCATATCGCGCTGGCTATGCGGCGTCCCGGGTGA
- a CDS encoding ANTAR domain-containing protein, with translation MPMPIGPEGSESTLPQRRLSELAEQAVRCTAACCGAGTTVTDGGDELPTAVTHPDLAGLVSVQLRSGEGPIPAAQERGAPVDAGDLLRDERWPEYRALALASGVRASVTLPFRRSGLTLTLSLFSFRPRSLDDVSCGPAQALGALATTGLVRDRHYRAALTELDHLGEALRTRPVVDQARGIIMHVLSCDADQAFALLRRISQTTNRKLSEVSAALVDSRGRGLERELTSLAREARTG, from the coding sequence ATGCCGATGCCGATCGGACCGGAAGGATCGGAATCCACGCTGCCGCAGCGCAGGCTGTCCGAACTCGCCGAACAGGCCGTCCGGTGCACCGCCGCGTGCTGCGGCGCCGGCACCACGGTCACCGACGGCGGCGACGAGCTGCCCACCGCCGTCACCCACCCCGACCTCGCCGGGCTCGTCTCCGTCCAGCTGCGCTCCGGAGAGGGGCCCATCCCGGCCGCGCAGGAGCGCGGCGCGCCGGTGGACGCGGGCGACCTGCTGCGCGACGAACGCTGGCCCGAATACCGTGCCCTCGCCCTCGCATCCGGTGTCCGCGCCAGCGTGACGCTGCCGTTCCGGCGCTCCGGCCTCACGCTCACCCTCAGCCTGTTCAGCTTCCGGCCGCGCAGCCTGGACGACGTGAGCTGCGGCCCCGCGCAGGCGCTCGGCGCCCTCGCCACGACCGGCCTGGTCCGCGACCGCCACTACCGCGCGGCCCTCACCGAGCTGGACCACCTGGGCGAGGCGCTGCGCACCCGGCCCGTGGTCGACCAGGCGCGCGGCATCATCATGCACGTCCTGAGCTGCGACGCGGACCAGGCCTTCGCCCTGCTGCGGCGCATCTCCCAGACCACGAACCGCAAGCTCTCCGAGGTGTCGGCCGCCCTGGTGGACTCCCGCGGCCGCGGCCTGGAACGGGAACTGACCTCCCTGGCGCGCGAGGCCCGCACCGGCTGA